From one Catenuloplanes nepalensis genomic stretch:
- a CDS encoding Lhr family helicase has translation MVGMATAPAEFGAATREWFAAAFAAPTPAQDGAWRAIAAGRHALVVAPTGSGKTLAAFLASLDRLAREPRPDEPKQRCRVLYISPLKALAVDVERNLRAPLTGIRHAASRLGLPPPDITVGMRTGDTPADERRGFARTPPDILITTPESLFLLLTSAARESLRGVETVIIDEVHAVAATKRGAHLALSLERLDALLPRPAQRIGLSATVRPIEEVARFLGGAAPVEVVQPPSTKTIEVSVQVPVEDMTALGDDFGSGPEPDGGPPDPGRSRPSIWPAVEERVYQLITEHRSTIVFTNSRRGAERLCARLNELAEEHAVPGEGGAPGPGPAAPGRTGEGTGSFAAGKVAGMPAEIMAQSGQSHGAPTIIARAHHGSVSRTERKQIEEALKSGDLPAVVATSSLELGIDMGAVDLVVQIEAPPTVAAGLQRVGRAGHQVGAVSRGVVFPKHRGDLLSCAVVAERMTAGAIEEMRYPRNPLDVLAQQIVAMVSMDPWTVADLSELLHRAAPFAELPPSALHATLDMLSGRYPSTAFAELRPRLVWDRTGDVLTGRPGAQRLAVTSGGTIPDRGLFGVFLAGGAPGARVGELDEEMVYESRVGDVFLLGSSSWRIEDITPDRVLVSPAPGQAARMPFWKGDSPGRPIELGRAIGARLRALVKAGDEAATEALRADGLDDWAAGNLVTYLREQRDAVRALPDDRTVVVERFRDELGDWRMAVHCVLGAKVNAPWALAIGRRLTERYGVDAQVVPSDDGIVVRLPDTMDTPPGADLIVFEPDELTQLVEESVGTSALFASRFRECAARALLLPRRDPRRRQPLWQQRQRAAQLLDVAREYADFPVTLEAARECLQDVFDLPGLLGLARDLAGRKVRVVEVETPRPSPFARSLLFGYVGAFLYEGDAPLAERRAAALALDATLLGELLGRVDLRELLDPEVVAETEARLQWLTEERQPRDAEDVAELLRLLGDLSPAELALRGAGSSWAASLRDARRAVLVRIAGEERWIGIEDAGRVRDALGVALPVGLPEAFLAPAPDPLGDLVARYARTHGPFSAATCAARFGLGVFVVEQALRRLAAAGRVVTGEFSPVAGGAAGTSEWCDAEVLRLLRRRSLAALRREIEPVPARALATFLPRWQQVGGAARGVEAVAAAIDQLQGVAVPASALERLILPARVADYTAGHLDELCATGEVVWSGAGTLPGNDGWVTLAYADAAPLILPPVDDALPLTPLHRAILAALADGQALFFRSLSDRTFQTLAATTAAATAAPAEPPADGQTARGRVPGSRATSADEPPAEGRAVRGRRGGGSHGAGPAPADGSPAEGRAVRGRRGGGSRGAGPAPADGSPAEGRAVPGDQGAGSRGGGAVSADGLPVEIAAEDRAVPGRPGSGGAFPADAPASLPADTPASAGVESGGDGPAGDADPAVGDAVTTWGSDRPVVSGRRPSGRDLLGGRDAAFRPTAKGGLVDDAEMAAAVWDLVWAGYLTNDTIAPLRALLGSGGAHKTKPVASRGRYRRPGRMAMPSRGGPPTMAGRWSLLPERDPDPTQRAAVTADLLLERHGVVTRGAVAAEGPPGGFSGVYPVLAAMEERGAARRGYFVEGLGAAQFAVPGAVDRLRALADKAEDPSRRSAGGPALILAATDPANPFGAALPWPDRAVDSGDGSAGAAQPARSTGAGEAPAPLPAAGASQAARPAGAGERAGGATGRSRAIAWDGTGTGADDAARQTVGSPGGDPVPGPAGRPGGTGHRAGRKAGALVALVGGELVLYVERGGRTLLSFTEEPDALAAGAKALADAVHSGALGALSVERADGETLRASPLRDALTAAGFRPTPRGLRLRS, from the coding sequence ATGGTGGGCATGGCTACGGCGCCGGCAGAATTCGGCGCGGCGACCCGGGAGTGGTTCGCCGCCGCCTTCGCCGCGCCCACGCCCGCGCAGGACGGCGCCTGGCGGGCGATCGCCGCCGGGCGGCACGCGCTCGTCGTGGCGCCGACCGGCTCCGGCAAGACGCTCGCCGCGTTCCTCGCCTCGCTCGACCGGCTGGCCCGCGAGCCCCGGCCGGACGAGCCGAAACAGCGCTGCCGGGTGCTCTACATCAGCCCGCTCAAGGCGCTCGCGGTCGACGTCGAGCGCAACCTGCGCGCGCCGCTGACCGGCATCCGGCACGCCGCGTCCCGGCTCGGGCTGCCCCCGCCGGACATCACGGTCGGCATGCGCACCGGTGACACCCCGGCCGACGAGCGGCGCGGCTTCGCCCGCACCCCGCCGGACATCCTGATCACCACGCCCGAGTCGCTGTTTCTGCTGCTCACGTCCGCGGCGCGGGAGTCGCTGCGCGGCGTCGAGACGGTGATCATCGACGAGGTGCACGCGGTCGCGGCCACCAAGCGCGGCGCCCACCTCGCGCTCTCGCTGGAGCGGCTCGACGCGCTGCTGCCGAGACCGGCGCAGCGCATCGGTCTCTCCGCCACGGTCCGGCCGATCGAGGAGGTCGCGCGCTTCCTCGGCGGCGCCGCGCCGGTCGAGGTGGTGCAGCCGCCGTCCACCAAGACCATCGAGGTCAGCGTGCAGGTCCCGGTGGAGGACATGACCGCGCTCGGCGACGACTTCGGGTCCGGCCCGGAGCCGGACGGCGGCCCGCCCGACCCGGGGCGGTCCCGGCCGTCGATCTGGCCCGCGGTCGAGGAGCGGGTCTATCAGCTGATCACCGAGCACCGGTCGACGATCGTGTTCACCAACTCCCGGCGCGGCGCGGAGCGGCTCTGCGCGCGGCTCAACGAGCTGGCCGAGGAGCATGCGGTGCCGGGGGAGGGTGGCGCGCCCGGCCCCGGTCCGGCTGCTCCCGGCCGGACCGGCGAGGGCACTGGATCTTTCGCCGCGGGCAAGGTGGCGGGCATGCCGGCCGAGATCATGGCGCAGTCCGGGCAGTCGCACGGTGCGCCGACGATCATCGCGCGGGCGCACCACGGCAGCGTCTCCCGCACCGAGCGCAAGCAGATCGAGGAGGCGCTGAAATCCGGCGACCTGCCCGCCGTGGTCGCCACCTCCTCACTGGAGCTCGGCATCGACATGGGCGCGGTCGACCTGGTCGTGCAGATCGAGGCGCCGCCCACGGTCGCGGCCGGCCTGCAGCGCGTCGGCCGGGCCGGTCACCAGGTCGGCGCGGTCTCCCGTGGCGTCGTCTTCCCCAAGCACCGCGGCGACCTGCTCTCCTGCGCCGTGGTCGCGGAGCGGATGACGGCCGGCGCGATCGAGGAGATGCGCTACCCGCGCAACCCGCTGGACGTGCTCGCCCAGCAGATCGTGGCCATGGTCTCGATGGACCCGTGGACCGTCGCCGACCTCTCCGAGCTGCTGCACCGCGCCGCGCCGTTCGCGGAGCTGCCGCCGTCCGCGCTGCACGCCACGCTCGACATGCTGTCCGGGCGATACCCGTCGACCGCGTTCGCCGAGCTGCGCCCGCGCCTGGTCTGGGACCGCACCGGCGACGTGCTCACCGGCCGCCCGGGCGCGCAGCGGCTCGCGGTCACCAGCGGCGGCACCATCCCCGACCGCGGCCTGTTCGGCGTGTTCCTGGCCGGCGGCGCGCCCGGCGCGCGGGTCGGCGAGCTCGACGAGGAGATGGTCTACGAGTCCCGCGTCGGCGACGTGTTCCTGCTCGGCTCGTCGTCCTGGCGGATCGAGGACATCACGCCGGACCGGGTGCTGGTCTCGCCCGCGCCCGGCCAGGCCGCGCGCATGCCGTTCTGGAAGGGCGACTCGCCCGGCCGCCCGATCGAGCTGGGCCGGGCCATCGGCGCCCGGCTGCGCGCGCTCGTCAAGGCCGGCGACGAGGCCGCGACCGAGGCACTGCGCGCCGACGGGCTGGACGACTGGGCCGCCGGCAACCTGGTGACCTACCTCCGCGAGCAGCGGGACGCGGTCCGCGCGCTGCCGGACGACCGCACGGTCGTGGTCGAGCGCTTCCGCGACGAGCTGGGTGACTGGCGAATGGCCGTCCACTGCGTGCTCGGCGCCAAGGTCAACGCGCCGTGGGCACTCGCGATCGGGCGCCGGCTGACCGAGCGGTACGGCGTGGACGCGCAGGTCGTCCCGTCCGACGACGGCATCGTGGTCCGGCTGCCGGACACCATGGACACGCCACCCGGCGCCGACCTGATCGTCTTCGAGCCGGACGAGCTGACCCAGCTGGTCGAGGAGTCGGTCGGCACGTCCGCGCTGTTCGCGTCCCGGTTCCGGGAGTGCGCGGCCCGCGCGCTGCTGCTCCCGCGCCGCGACCCACGCCGCCGCCAGCCGCTCTGGCAGCAGCGGCAGCGCGCCGCCCAGCTGCTCGACGTCGCCCGGGAATACGCCGACTTCCCGGTCACGCTGGAGGCCGCGCGCGAGTGCCTGCAGGACGTGTTCGACCTGCCCGGCCTGCTCGGGCTCGCCCGCGACCTGGCCGGCCGCAAGGTGCGCGTGGTCGAGGTGGAGACGCCGCGGCCGTCTCCGTTCGCCCGGTCACTGCTCTTCGGTTACGTCGGGGCGTTCCTCTACGAGGGCGACGCGCCGCTGGCCGAGCGCCGGGCCGCCGCGCTCGCGCTCGACGCCACGCTCCTCGGCGAGCTGCTCGGCCGTGTCGACCTGCGCGAGTTGCTCGACCCCGAGGTGGTCGCGGAGACCGAGGCGCGCCTGCAGTGGCTCACCGAGGAGCGGCAGCCGCGCGACGCGGAGGACGTGGCCGAGCTGCTGCGCCTGCTCGGTGACCTGTCCCCGGCCGAGCTGGCGCTGCGCGGCGCCGGCTCGTCGTGGGCCGCATCCCTGCGGGACGCGCGCCGCGCGGTGCTGGTGCGGATCGCCGGCGAGGAGCGCTGGATCGGCATCGAGGACGCCGGCCGCGTCCGCGACGCGCTCGGGGTGGCGCTGCCGGTCGGGCTGCCGGAGGCGTTCCTCGCGCCCGCACCGGATCCGCTCGGCGACCTGGTCGCGCGCTACGCCCGCACGCACGGCCCGTTCTCCGCCGCCACCTGCGCGGCCCGGTTCGGGCTCGGCGTGTTCGTGGTCGAGCAGGCGCTGCGCCGGCTGGCCGCGGCCGGGCGCGTGGTCACCGGCGAGTTCTCCCCGGTTGCCGGCGGTGCGGCCGGCACCAGCGAGTGGTGCGACGCCGAGGTGCTGCGACTGCTGCGCCGCCGCTCGCTGGCCGCGCTGCGCCGGGAGATCGAGCCGGTCCCGGCCCGCGCGCTGGCCACGTTCCTGCCGCGCTGGCAGCAGGTCGGCGGCGCCGCGCGCGGCGTCGAGGCGGTCGCGGCCGCGATCGACCAGCTGCAGGGCGTGGCCGTGCCCGCGTCCGCGCTGGAACGGCTGATCCTGCCCGCCCGCGTCGCCGACTACACGGCCGGCCACCTCGACGAGCTGTGCGCCACCGGCGAGGTCGTCTGGTCCGGCGCCGGCACGCTGCCCGGCAACGACGGCTGGGTCACGCTCGCCTACGCGGACGCGGCACCGCTGATCCTGCCGCCGGTCGACGACGCGCTCCCGCTGACCCCGCTGCACCGCGCGATCCTGGCGGCACTCGCGGACGGGCAGGCGCTGTTCTTCCGCTCCCTCTCCGACCGCACCTTCCAGACGCTCGCCGCGACCACGGCGGCCGCCACCGCGGCCCCGGCCGAACCGCCCGCCGACGGCCAGACCGCGCGCGGCCGAGTCCCCGGCTCCCGCGCGACATCCGCGGACGAACCCCCGGCTGAGGGCCGGGCCGTGCGGGGGCGCCGGGGCGGTGGATCGCATGGTGCCGGCCCGGCGCCGGCGGACGGATCCCCGGCTGAGGGCCGGGCCGTGCGGGGGCGCCGGGGTGGTGGATCGCGTGGTGCCGGCCCGGCGCCGGCGGACGGATCCCCGGCGGAGGGCCGGGCCGTGCCGGGGGACCAAGGTGCTGGATCGCGTGGTGGCGGCGCGGTGTCCGCGGACGGGCTGCCGGTCGAGATCGCGGCTGAGGACCGGGCCGTGCCGGGTCGCCCTGGTTCAGGCGGCGCGTTCCCGGCTGACGCACCGGCTTCCTTACCGGCCGATACGCCGGCTTCCGCCGGTGTCGAGAGCGGCGGCGACGGGCCGGCCGGCGATGCGGATCCGGCCGTCGGCGACGCCGTCACGACCTGGGGTTCCGACCGGCCGGTGGTCTCCGGCCGGCGGCCGTCCGGGCGGGACCTCCTCGGTGGCCGGGACGCGGCGTTCCGGCCGACGGCGAAGGGTGGGCTGGTCGACGACGCGGAGATGGCGGCCGCGGTCTGGGATCTGGTGTGGGCCGGATACCTGACGAACGACACGATCGCGCCGCTGCGCGCACTGCTCGGCTCCGGCGGTGCGCACAAGACCAAGCCGGTCGCGTCGCGCGGCCGGTACCGGCGGCCGGGCCGGATGGCGATGCCCAGCCGGGGCGGGCCGCCGACGATGGCCGGCCGCTGGTCGCTGCTGCCCGAGCGCGACCCGGATCCGACCCAGCGCGCCGCCGTGACCGCGGACCTGCTGCTCGAGCGGCACGGCGTGGTAACCCGCGGCGCGGTCGCCGCGGAGGGCCCGCCCGGCGGGTTCTCCGGCGTCTACCCGGTGCTCGCGGCGATGGAGGAGCGTGGAGCCGCGCGGCGCGGCTACTTCGTCGAGGGCCTGGGCGCGGCGCAGTTCGCCGTGCCGGGCGCGGTCGACCGGCTGCGCGCGCTCGCGGACAAGGCCGAGGACCCCAGCCGGCGCTCCGCGGGCGGCCCGGCGCTGATCCTGGCCGCGACCGACCCGGCGAACCCGTTCGGCGCGGCACTTCCCTGGCCGGACCGCGCGGTCGACTCCGGCGACGGCTCGGCCGGCGCGGCACAGCCCGCGCGATCCACCGGAGCCGGCGAGGCGCCGGCGCCGCTGCCCGCCGCCGGTGCGTCCCAGGCCGCGCGGCCAGCCGGTGCCGGCGAGCGGGCCGGCGGCGCCACCGGGCGGTCCCGGGCGATCGCCTGGGACGGCACGGGCACCGGCGCTGACGACGCGGCCCGGCAGACCGTGGGAAGCCCCGGAGGCGATCCGGTCCCCGGACCGGCCGGCCGGCCGGGCGGCACCGGGCACCGCGCCGGGCGGAAGGCGGGCGCGCTGGTCGCGCTGGTCGGCGGCGAGCTGGTGCTCTACGTCGAGCGCGGCGGCCGGACGCTGCTGTCGTTCACCGAGGAGCCGGACGCGCTCGCGGCCGGGGCGAAGGCGCTCGCGGACGCGGTGCACTCCGGTGCGCTCGGTGCGCTCTCGGTCGAACGCGCCGACGGCGAGACGCTCCGCGCCTCCCCCCTGCGTGACGCGCTGACGGCGGCGGGCTTCCGTCCCACCCCTCGTGGCCTCCGCCTCCGCTCCTGA
- a CDS encoding DUF5753 domain-containing protein, whose protein sequence is MPTLRAQWLGRELRDLRERRNLTLRQVAEHLKRNFSALSRFENAEWPIPRHDVQMLLDLYGVSERRERTRLTRLSEEVWRRDDWIDEFSDVIYDPTFCDLVWLEQRAKRVGSYDALYVLGLLQTPAYAEAMIRTVEGPDADGDRIARWVQLRLRRQRAIEGPKPTKVAAIVAESVLRNPVGGPEVMREQLMHLGRLARRRHIEISVLPAEAGAHPGLDGSFLLFEMPDPFPDVAYTETIAGRAFQEGQRTERFASAYRTLREAALEPADSTRLIADIADEFKS, encoded by the coding sequence GTGCCCACGTTACGCGCGCAATGGCTCGGCCGGGAGCTGCGCGACCTGCGCGAACGGCGCAACCTGACGCTTCGTCAGGTCGCCGAACACCTGAAACGGAACTTCTCCGCACTGAGCAGGTTCGAGAACGCGGAATGGCCGATTCCGCGGCACGACGTCCAGATGCTTCTCGATCTGTACGGCGTCTCGGAGCGACGGGAACGCACCCGGCTGACCCGGCTGAGCGAGGAGGTGTGGCGCCGGGACGACTGGATCGACGAATTCTCCGATGTGATTTACGACCCAACATTCTGCGATCTGGTCTGGCTGGAGCAACGGGCGAAGCGGGTCGGCAGTTACGACGCGTTGTACGTGCTCGGCCTGCTGCAGACCCCGGCATACGCGGAGGCGATGATCCGCACGGTCGAGGGACCGGACGCGGACGGCGACCGGATAGCCCGGTGGGTCCAGCTGCGCCTGCGCCGCCAGCGCGCGATCGAGGGCCCCAAGCCCACCAAGGTCGCGGCGATAGTGGCGGAGTCGGTGCTGCGCAACCCGGTCGGCGGGCCGGAGGTGATGCGGGAGCAGCTGATGCACCTCGGCCGGCTGGCCCGGCGCCGGCACATCGAGATCAGCGTGCTCCCGGCGGAAGCGGGTGCGCACCCGGGCCTGGACGGCTCGTTCCTGCTGTTCGAGATGCCCGACCCGTTCCCGGACGTGGCGTACACGGAGACCATCGCCGGCCGCGCGTTCCAGGAGGGGCAGCGAACGGAACGGTTCGCCTCCGCCTACCGCACGCTGCGCGAGGCCGCGCTGGAACCGGCCGACTCCACCCGGCTCATCGCGGACATAGCGGACGAGTTCAAGAGCTGA
- a CDS encoding DUF397 domain-containing protein, which yields MHGNEITGWHTSSRSQGAGGNCVEVGRAADGRAAIRHSRRPSGAILLCSPAGWRAFVAGVCGDTFG from the coding sequence ATGCATGGGAACGAGATCACCGGATGGCACACCAGCAGCCGGAGCCAGGGCGCGGGCGGTAACTGCGTCGAGGTGGGCCGGGCGGCGGACGGGCGGGCCGCGATCCGGCACAGCCGCCGGCCGTCCGGGGCGATCCTGCTCTGCTCCCCGGCCGGGTGGCGGGCGTTCGTGGCCGGCGTGTGCGGGGACACGTTCGGCTGA
- a CDS encoding LLM class F420-dependent oxidoreductase, producing MRLCIFTEPQQGASFADQLRVAQRTEENGFDAFFRSDHYLSMGGTGLPGPTDSWVTLGGIALQTSRIRLGTLVTSATFRLPAPLAVSVAQVDEMSGGRVEFGLGSGWFEAEHTAYGIPFPPVGERFDRYEEQLEIITGLWGTPAGETYSYSGRHYQLKDSPALPKPVQSPMPIIIGGSGKKRTPALAARYAAEYNVAFVKVPDAGLAFDRVRAACAEAGRAELPTLSAAVVLCVGRNDAEVRRRAAAIGRDVEEMRGNGGAAGTPEQVIERIQEYKELGATRMFLQMLDLSDLDHLDLVASEIAPHV from the coding sequence ATGAGGCTCTGTATCTTCACCGAACCGCAGCAGGGCGCCAGCTTCGCGGACCAGCTGCGAGTGGCCCAGCGCACCGAGGAGAACGGCTTCGACGCGTTCTTCCGCTCCGACCACTATCTCTCGATGGGTGGCACCGGCCTGCCCGGACCGACCGACTCGTGGGTGACGCTGGGCGGGATCGCGCTTCAGACGTCCCGGATCCGGCTCGGCACGCTGGTCACGTCCGCGACGTTCCGGCTGCCGGCGCCGCTGGCGGTCAGCGTGGCGCAGGTGGACGAGATGAGCGGCGGCCGGGTCGAGTTCGGCCTGGGCAGCGGCTGGTTCGAGGCCGAGCACACCGCGTACGGCATCCCGTTCCCGCCGGTCGGCGAGCGCTTCGACCGGTACGAGGAGCAGCTGGAGATCATCACCGGGCTGTGGGGGACGCCGGCCGGCGAGACGTACTCGTACTCCGGCAGGCACTACCAGCTGAAGGACTCGCCCGCGCTGCCGAAGCCGGTCCAGTCGCCGATGCCGATCATCATCGGTGGCAGCGGTAAGAAGCGGACGCCGGCGCTGGCCGCGAGGTACGCGGCCGAGTACAACGTGGCGTTCGTCAAGGTCCCGGACGCGGGCCTGGCCTTCGACCGGGTGCGCGCCGCGTGCGCCGAGGCCGGCCGGGCCGAACTGCCGACGCTCTCCGCCGCCGTGGTGCTCTGCGTCGGCAGGAACGACGCGGAGGTGCGCCGCCGGGCCGCCGCGATCGGCCGGGACGTCGAGGAGATGCGCGGCAACGGCGGCGCCGCGGGTACGCCGGAGCAGGTCATCGAGCGCATCCAGGAGTACAAGGAGCTCGGCGCGACCCGGATGTTCCTGCAGATGCTGGACCTGTCCGACCTGGACCACCTGGACCTGGTCGCGTCAGAGATCGCTCCGCACGTCTGA
- a CDS encoding SAM hydrolase/SAM-dependent halogenase family protein produces MAGYDWISLTTDYGLSDGFVASCHGVIARIAPAVRVIDVTHAVAPGDIPRAASVLAQTVPHLPPAVHVAVAGPGTLRPIGVRTPGGVLVGPDNGLLPWASAALGGAETAVALTNAEWFLPSASGTLPGRDVYAPAAARIAAGAPLTDAGPEIPLADVVRLPDPVVASGDGWLEAEVTTIDRFGNVQLAAGADAIGTLADRLVVGGVKAVRGATISDAPRGALVVYVDSAGRIAVAVHGGRAAVVLSVVPGDLVRVVRA; encoded by the coding sequence ATGGCGGGCTATGACTGGATCAGTCTCACCACCGACTACGGGCTCTCCGACGGGTTCGTCGCCTCGTGCCACGGCGTGATCGCCCGGATCGCGCCGGCGGTCCGGGTCATCGACGTCACACACGCGGTCGCGCCCGGCGACATCCCCCGGGCCGCGTCCGTGCTGGCCCAGACCGTGCCGCACCTGCCGCCGGCCGTGCACGTGGCGGTGGCCGGGCCGGGCACGCTCCGCCCGATCGGCGTGCGCACGCCCGGCGGCGTGCTGGTCGGCCCGGACAACGGGCTGCTGCCCTGGGCCTCGGCCGCGCTCGGTGGCGCCGAGACCGCGGTGGCGCTGACGAACGCGGAGTGGTTCCTGCCGTCGGCCTCCGGCACGCTGCCCGGCCGCGACGTCTACGCACCGGCCGCCGCGCGGATCGCGGCCGGTGCACCGCTCACCGACGCCGGTCCGGAGATCCCGCTCGCGGACGTGGTGCGGTTGCCCGATCCGGTGGTGGCGAGCGGCGACGGCTGGCTGGAGGCGGAGGTGACCACGATCGACCGGTTCGGCAACGTGCAGCTCGCCGCGGGCGCGGACGCGATCGGCACGCTGGCCGACCGGCTGGTGGTCGGGGGCGTGAAGGCGGTCCGCGGCGCCACCATCTCGGACGCGCCGCGCGGCGCCCTGGTGGTCTACGTGGACTCCGCGGGCCGGATCGCGGTCGCGGTGCACGGCGGCCGGGCCGCGGTGGTGCTCTCGGTCGTCCCCGGCGACCTCGTCCGCGTGGTCCGCGCCTGA
- a CDS encoding DNA-formamidopyrimidine glycosylase family protein has protein sequence MPEGDTVWNTARVLNRALAGRRLTASDFRVPALATESLAGWTVTESAAHGKHLLLRLLEAADGRTLTLHSHLRMDGAWRVYATGERWAGRPAHLIRVVLRTTESVAVGYHLHELTLVPTEREGELVGHLGPDLLGTDWDAAEAVRRIEAAPDREVGEALLDQRNLAGIGNLYKCELLFLRGVDPWTPVRDVPDLPGMVALGQRLLASNRGRWLQTTTGSLRKAEANYVYGRRAQPCRRCGTAIAKHAPDGETAAERITYWCPRCQPGPGPAGAARSARR, from the coding sequence ATGCCCGAAGGCGACACGGTCTGGAACACCGCCCGCGTGCTCAACCGCGCTCTCGCGGGCCGCCGGCTCACCGCCTCGGACTTCCGGGTACCGGCGCTGGCCACCGAGTCGCTGGCCGGCTGGACCGTGACCGAGTCGGCCGCCCACGGCAAACACCTGCTGCTGCGCCTGCTCGAGGCGGCGGACGGCCGCACGCTGACGCTCCACTCACATCTGCGGATGGACGGCGCCTGGCGGGTCTACGCGACCGGCGAGCGCTGGGCCGGCCGGCCCGCGCACCTGATCCGGGTGGTACTGCGCACCACTGAGAGCGTGGCGGTCGGCTACCACCTGCACGAGCTGACGCTGGTCCCCACCGAGCGGGAGGGTGAGCTGGTCGGCCACCTCGGACCGGATCTCCTCGGCACGGACTGGGACGCGGCCGAGGCTGTCCGCCGGATCGAGGCGGCACCGGACCGGGAGGTCGGCGAGGCGCTGCTCGACCAGCGCAATCTGGCCGGCATCGGCAACCTCTACAAGTGCGAGCTGCTGTTCCTGCGCGGCGTCGACCCGTGGACCCCGGTGCGCGACGTCCCGGACCTGCCGGGCATGGTCGCGCTCGGGCAGCGCCTGCTCGCGTCGAACCGGGGCCGCTGGCTGCAGACCACCACCGGCTCGCTGCGCAAGGCCGAGGCGAACTACGTCTACGGCCGCCGCGCGCAGCCCTGCCGCCGCTGCGGCACCGCGATCGCCAAGCACGCGCCGGACGGCGAGACCGCGGCGGAACGCATCACCTACTGGTGCCCCCGCTGCCAGCCGGGGCCGGGCCCGGCGGGCGCAGCTCGGTCAGCGCGTCGGTGA
- the pspM gene encoding phage shock envelope stress response protein PspM has translation MAADERSRYLRQSRKLRGAARRWSVLGGTLSGAAAILTPYMGLGLPDAAWAAAAGGSVVLAAWRWADLRRHHAEPLPPALDPAAIASARQARLTAMVEQFPAGRTALQEFRRQRARAELKGSAAVDPWLRLDRAAGTLTGLAPRLTGHGAAVLPEAASAEASLRDLAHRLAGVERALRFAPPDGRASLEEAHRTLLGQLTEGVTAFETLVAAAAGYVAEDARAGAHLGDAGTASRLTEAADLLRGVTDALTELRPPGPAPAGSGGTSR, from the coding sequence ATGGCGGCGGACGAGCGGTCTCGGTACCTGCGGCAGTCGCGCAAGCTGCGCGGCGCCGCCCGCCGGTGGAGTGTGCTCGGTGGCACGCTCAGCGGCGCGGCGGCGATCCTCACGCCGTACATGGGGCTTGGCCTCCCGGACGCCGCCTGGGCCGCGGCGGCCGGCGGTTCGGTCGTGCTCGCCGCCTGGCGGTGGGCCGACCTGCGCCGGCACCACGCCGAGCCGCTCCCGCCCGCGCTGGACCCGGCCGCGATCGCCTCGGCGCGGCAGGCCCGGCTCACCGCGATGGTCGAGCAGTTCCCGGCCGGTCGCACCGCGCTGCAGGAGTTTCGCCGTCAGCGGGCCCGCGCGGAGCTGAAGGGGTCGGCCGCGGTCGACCCCTGGCTCCGGCTGGACCGTGCGGCCGGCACGCTGACCGGCCTGGCGCCGCGCCTCACCGGCCACGGTGCCGCGGTGCTACCCGAGGCCGCGTCCGCCGAGGCCTCGCTGCGTGACCTCGCACACCGGCTGGCCGGCGTGGAGCGCGCGCTGCGTTTCGCACCGCCGGACGGCCGCGCGAGCCTGGAGGAGGCGCACCGCACGCTGCTCGGTCAGCTGACCGAGGGCGTCACCGCGTTCGAGACGCTGGTCGCGGCCGCGGCGGGCTACGTCGCGGAGGACGCCCGGGCCGGCGCCCACCTCGGCGACGCCGGCACCGCGAGCCGGCTGACCGAGGCCGCGGACCTGCTCCGCGGTGTCACCGACGCGCTGACCGAGCTGCGCCCGCCGGGCCCGGCCCCGGCTGGCAGCGGGGGCACCAGTAGGTGA
- a CDS encoding PspA/IM30 family protein: MANPFVKGWRYFLALFGAKIDEYADPKVQIQQAIEEAQRQHQRLVQQAAAVIGNQRQLEMKLSRQMSEVERLQGMARQSLVLADRKRAEGDEAEAQKYEQTAQTLATELVSAEQTMESTKTLHDQSLAAAGQARQAVENNAMILRQRLAEQTKLLSQLEQAKMQETVAKSLESMSSLQAPGNTPSLDEVREKIEKRYATAMGRAELASNSVEGRMLEVQKSTLDLAGESRLDQIRASMAGNQLGGASGQTATPAAEAAPTENQAHVARLDEIRASMARDKKTGDASAAG, from the coding sequence ATGGCGAACCCGTTCGTCAAGGGCTGGCGATACTTTCTGGCGCTGTTCGGCGCCAAGATCGATGAATATGCCGATCCCAAGGTGCAGATCCAGCAGGCGATCGAGGAGGCCCAGCGCCAGCACCAGCGGCTGGTCCAGCAGGCCGCCGCGGTGATCGGCAACCAGCGTCAGCTGGAGATGAAGCTCTCCCGGCAGATGTCCGAGGTCGAGCGGCTCCAGGGCATGGCCCGGCAGTCGCTGGTGCTGGCCGACCGCAAGCGCGCCGAGGGCGACGAGGCGGAGGCCCAGAAGTACGAGCAGACCGCGCAGACGCTCGCCACCGAGCTGGTCTCCGCCGAGCAGACCATGGAGAGCACCAAGACGCTCCACGACCAGTCGCTGGCCGCGGCCGGTCAGGCCCGCCAGGCCGTGGAGAACAACGCCATGATCCTCCGGCAGCGGCTGGCCGAGCAGACCAAGCTGCTCAGCCAGCTGGAGCAGGCCAAGATGCAGGAGACGGTGGCGAAGTCGCTGGAGTCGATGTCGTCGCTGCAGGCGCCGGGCAACACGCCCTCGCTGGACGAGGTCCGTGAGAAGATCGAGAAGCGGTATGCGACCGCCATGGGCCGGGCCGAGCTCGCGTCCAACTCGGTCGAGGGCCGCATGCTCGAGGTGCAGAAGTCGACGTTGGACCTGGCCGGCGAGTCCCGGCTCGACCAGATCCGCGCCAGCATGGCCGGCAACCAGCTGGGCGGCGCGTCCGGCCAGACGGCGACGCCGGCCGCGGAGGCCGCGCCGACCGAGAACCAGGCGCACGTGGCCCGGCTCGACGAGATCCGCGCGAGCATGGCCCGGGACAAGAAGACCGGCGACGCGAGCGCCGCGGGCTGA